One Pichia kudriavzevii chromosome 3, complete sequence genomic window carries:
- a CDS encoding uncharacterized protein (PKUD0C09710; similar to Saccharomyces cerevisiae YPR049C (ATG11); ancestral locus Anc_3.330) — protein MNQSVYNNSNGILPASLSPAFLRGSNMLDSYRNDYSDAKPTLVIYHAFTGFRVVAPFDIFTSMDQFKRYISDLLHISVERLFLLTPFGIKLKFAMILNEQITEVYAFDRKFFNPAIVKETNIAKRDIMIKELVDSISKVEHLEMIKPRDAPFNSLSNSSNSSMVEFIDKISDMIQDVTDIEEIHLNSSDVDFGSLRSFLNLFKRNSGWASALMSDMHSMLYDDMYRHDYQVVENILNALNALIQYINNLLSNLEKELNTFTEIFSNLEKNTLSHTWQEAYDLLRGISFSYSDNNTAESREIIFSELVDYPTIEKAAMNSKLCATKIQKNLKKVKSSIAGEITSLRDNVYKDYDILKRLYMNKDWETEEADNLTKEHELFDELAINVSNLQRDYDNLPSFEELITTSNQMSTFLSKDAIAKIVNLIKLYNKHKTNEVPRIKSLSDSIYKIEKQFFDMRTGLQEKIANSTIIIVINIQLMIRTTSNVLNMDILTNIEDMQKSELQLTIVNDLPLIFGIWAIAALSNKKYGVSLEKLSRKTNEVLKMMNFVEQNSRAKWLNEFISGAGIEKVDLQFLNERQLKSKFISEGLFNFRLVNQKGVGNEQQGNETTQLVAPKRYNSETVGYLSPFNKLIHRSFTNKSKSEKTIPTVASLEKTKTSYFDGLMVSITIGDIAQYMKTLELVGYDHTFLSQLSTFMNNIGIFLAPEKTNKEIVVKSGNVEDLGSFDMNDKHYLKIFKDFIKNFETKDIHIEVETVNNKFNEANKRSKMEDESLKNDNVTSYERGLVKAYEERIQKLENLLHEKKYGMFNTKWSRFHPENLKFLNEDDMENNFDNEEEIDNTGYLLGRRTIKLPPSHYFERIKTLEIENKKLIDELGELKKNEEYGLILQLQTKLNDQENEVARLNILLEEETHASERKQTEIDALREEVASLRKENNGLKVKNLKLSNDICDLSSMNKDLLENMENKEAEYLNENKLNQKEKNEMNLRIEELIEITHQYEQLSFQIKETDNYVDELISVLMFMSGKLKEMSGKIFANLGTVCLILEIMGLMLVRKGSDLNICRVKGLRNKKKQILMGGHGEVRISNEENIDINGDNDRDVQIEDEKLLYEVIASGVVDEVRKYVDWIPDFNMEELHGLLAEKDTTQESGFTSTKLKGVSETIECLKGSEHKLKYIIDTIPKEILDLKYQEFKENVSVDKGVVLRKIHKRFEDVETLARKLQREKVQLRGEIKNLTKQLSQRLVLRDFSVGDLVLFLPTLALDEQNNSIASNKHSSVGQPWAVFNTGSPNYYLKPETVEQMCQSGDREWMVGRILSLEKHVVTCTNKDSSMENPFNLAVGSQWWWVQSERE, from the coding sequence ATGAATCAATCAGTTTACAATAATAGTAACGGAATACTTCCTGCCTCTCTTAGTCCGGCATTTCTGAGAGGGTCAAACATGTTGGATTCTTACAGGAACGACTACAGTGATGCAAAGCCAACTTTGGTTATATATCATGCGTTTACAGGGTTCAGAGTGGTAGCACcgtttgatatttttacAAGTATGGATCAATTCAAACGTTATATCTCTGATCTGTTGCATATCAGCGTTGAAAGGTTATTTCTATTGACTCCATTTGGGATCAAACTTAAATTTGCAATGATTTTAAATGAACAAATCACCGAAGTTTATGCATTTGATAGGAAGTTTTTCAATCCTGCTATTGTTAAGGAGACTAACATAGCTAAACGAGACATAATGATTAAAGAATTGGTGGATTCTATATCTAAGGTTGAACATCTCGAAATGATAAAACCACGAGATGCACCATTTAATAGCCTgtccaattcttcaaattcttcaatggtAGAATTCATAGATAAGATATCAGATATGATTCAAGACGTAACGGATATCGAAGAAATACATCTGAATAGTTctgatgttgattttggtagCCTAAGAtctttcttgaatttgttcAAGCGGAATTCGGGTTGGGCAAGTGCGCTTATGTCAGATATGCATAGTATGTTGTATGATGATATGTATCGGCACGATTACCAAGTGGTTGAAAACATACTAAATGCTTTGAATGCTTTAATTCAATACATTAACAATTTACTCTCTAATCTGGAAAAGGAATTGAATACATTTACTGAAATTTTCAGcaatttagagaaaaatacaCTATCCCATACGTGGCAAGAGGCTTATGATTTATTGCGAggtatttctttttcatattcAGATAATAACACAGCAGAAAGCAGGGAAATCATATTTTCAGAACTTGTCGATTATCCAACCATCGAGAAAGCTGCAATGAATTCTAAATTATGTGCCACTAAAATACAGAAAAACctaaaaaaagtaaaaagcTCAATTGCAGGTGAAATAACATCTTTGCGGGATAATGTTTACAAGGATTACGACATTTTAAAGAGACTCTACATGAACAAAGATTGGGAAACAGAAGAAGCCGACAATCTTACAAAGGAACATGAACTATTTGACGAACTTGCCATTAACGTGTCTAACCTACAAAGGGATTATGACAATTTACcatcatttgaagaactcATTACTACCTCCAATCAAATGTCAACTTTCTTATCTAAGGATGCCATTGCAAAGATTGTCAACCTGATCAAGTTGTACAATAAACATAAGACAAATGAAGTTCCTCGAATAAAATCACTTTCCGATTCaatatataaaattgaaaagcaGTTTTTTGATATGCGTACTGGattacaagaaaaaattgcCAATAGCACTATAATAATTGTTATAAATATTCAACTAATGATAAGAACCACATCAAATGTTTTAAACATGGACATTTTAActaatattgaagatatgCAAAAAAGTGAATTACAACTAACTATAGTCAATGATTTACCACTCATATTTGGAATTTGGGCTATTGCTGCATTAAGTAATAAGAAATATGGAGTTTCACTTGAAAAGCTATCACGGAAAACAAATGaggttttgaagatgatgaactTTGTAGAACAAAACAGTAGGGCTAAGTGGCTAAATGAATTTATCAGCGGTGCGGGAATAGAGAAAGTAGACTTGCAATTTTTAAATGAGAGACAACTTAAAAGTAAGTTTATATCAGAAGGACTATTCAATTTCCGTTTAGTGAATCAAAAGGGCGTAGGAAATGAACAACAGGGAAATGAAACTACGCAACTGGTTGCACCCAAAAGATATAATTCTGAAACAGTTGGATATTTATCACCATTTAACAAGTTAATTCATAGGTCTTTCActaataaatcaaaatcagagAAGACAATTCCTACAGTCGCTTCTTtagaaaagacaaaaacaTCTTATTTTGACGGCTTGATGGTTAGTATTACTATTGGCGATATAGCGCAATATATGAAGACTTTAGAACTTGTTGGTTATGATCACACCTTTCTTAGTCAGCTAAGCACATTTATGAACAATATCGGTATCTTTTTAGCTCCGGAAAAAACCAATAAAGAGATAGTTGTAAAATCTGGTAATGTGGAAGATCTGGGAAGTTTCGATATGAATGATAaacattatttgaaaattttcaaagacttcatcaaaaactttgaaaccaaGGATATCCATATTGAGGTAGAAACtgttaataataaattcaatgaagcAAACAAGAGAAGCAAAATGGAAGACgaaagtttgaaaaatgacAATGTTACATCATATGAGAGGGGTTTAGTGAAAGCATATGAAGAAAGGATTCAGAAACTGGAAAACCTCttacatgaaaaaaagtaCGGTATGTTCAATACAAAATGGTCTAGGTTCCATCCTGAGAATCTCAAGTTTTTGAACGAGGATGATATGGAAAATAACTTTGacaatgaggaagaaattgataataCTGGTTATTTACTAGGTAGAAGAACGATCAAATTACCACCATCGcattattttgaaagaatcaaaactttggagattgaaaataagAAGTTGATTGATGAACTTGGAGaactcaaaaaaaatgaggaaTACGGACTTATTCTGCAGTTGCAGACAAAGCTTAATGATCAGGAGAATGAAGTTGCCAGATTGAATATACtattagaagaagaaacacaTGCTtctgaaagaaaacaaacagaaaTTGATGCGTTgagagaagaagttgcCTCATTGCGAAAGGAGAACAATGGTTTGAAAGTtaagaatttgaaattaagCAATGACATCTGTGATCTGAGTAGTATGAACAAGGATTTGTTGGAGAACatggaaaacaaagaagCAGAGTATCTAAATGAGAATAAATTGAACcagaaggaaaagaatgAGATGAATTTACGTATCGAAGAGCTTATTGAGATTACTCATCAGTATGAGCAACTGTCATTTCAAATTAAGGAAACGGATAACTATGTCGATGAATTAATATCGGTTCTTATGTTTATGTCTGGAAAGTTGAAAGAAATGAGTGGCAAAATATTTGCCAATTTAGGGACcgtttgtttgattttggaaatcatgGGATTAATGCTTGTTAGAAAAGGTTCAGACTTAAACATTTGTAGAGTGAAAGGATTGAGGaataagaagaaacagATACTTATGGGTGGACATGGGGAGGTAAGAATCTCCAATGAGGAGAACATCGATATTAATGGGGATAACGATAGAGATGtccaaattgaagatgaaaaactaCTCTATGAGGTCATAGCCTCTGGAGTTGTTGATGAGGTGAGGAAATATGTTGATTGGATTCCTGATTTTAACATGGAAGAATTACATGGACTGCTCGCGGAGAAGGACACAACACAGGAGAGTGGGTTTACTAGCACTAAGTTGAAAGGAGTGAGTGAAACGATCGAATGTCTTAAAGGTTCCGAAcacaaattgaaatataTTATCGACACTATTCCAAAGGAAATACTCGACCTTAAATATcaagaattcaaagaaaatgtgAGTGTTGATAAAGGTGTTGTTTTGAGGAAGATACACAAGAggtttgaagatgttgaaacatTGGCAAGAAAATtgcaaagagaaaaagttCAATTACGAGGAGAAATTAAGAACTTAACGAAGCAGTTGAGCCAAAGGTTAGTTCTTAGAGATTTTAGTGTTGGGGATTTAGTGTTATTCTTGCCTACATTAGCTTTAGACGAGCAGAATAATTCTATCGCGTCTAACAAACATTCATCTGTTGGACAACCATGGGCGGTTTTCAACACTGGGTCGCCCAACTATTATTTGAAACCAGAAACTGTGGAGCAGATGTGCCAATCAGGGGACCGAGAGTGGATGGTTGGCCGTATCCTTAGCTTAGAGAAACACGTTGTAACTTGTACGAACAAGGACAGCTCCATGGAAAACCCGTTTAATTTGGCTGTAGGAAGTCAGTGGTGGTGGGTGCAGTCCGAGCGAGAGTGA
- a CDS encoding uncharacterized protein (PKUD0C09730; Pfam Domains: Pkinase(7.4e-60)|FHA(1.8e-08)|Pkinase_Tyr(3e-07)), protein MKNTQSRLAAHHFSNSNLSWTSFTLEEHYQLHEMLIFLTTLIDSFLLFRPSFSEREGLYLRKMSIPAGWLFDNKVRIPLYKNRVIALGRLPLEQNNRRIERIQINNSRVSATHCYIWHIQFDSNTNSICYIKDVSRNGTLIGGKKMGKGNFSILRNNDVISLCGGVHFQYLANTEAQVVEVGKPSSIKDWVILSDIIGVGTFGKVQISFHRKDIAKKFYAVKTVQYRKDDRKTRVEHYILSTVNHINIIKIEESIIDFKNGVLKMFQKLAIGGDLFSYLSQDGDVLQGLNESEAVFALYQVCSGLYYLHSKGIVHRDLKLDNILIMGAPLVYPHLAIADFGIAKEIPVVATPTNKGRFYMKTMVGTAEYAAPEIDLGANIVRKKKMGNRKPKFIDDFFFENSGGNKSAYYTEKVDSWSLGVVGHILFSGVSPFYSTTVEEIINKSKLGKIDLGTSKWKDVSPISKIFIQSCLQVDSSRRSSISECLNNAIFTSGGRKELMQRLLREAIHR, encoded by the coding sequence atgaaaaataccCAAAGTAGATTGGCGGCTCAtcatttctcaaattcCAATTTATCTTGGACAAGCTTCACGTTAGAAGAACACTACCAACTACATGAGATGCTCATCTTTTTGACCACTTTGATTgattcttttcttctttttcgcccttctttttcagaaAGAGAAGGTCTATATCTACGAAAGATGAGTATTCCTGCTGGATGGTTATTTGACAACAAAGTTCGTATACCGCTGTATAAAAATCGTGTTATTGCACTAGGCCGATTACCGTTGGAACAAAATAACAGGAGAATTGAACgtattcaaatcaacaattccCGTGTGTCTGCTACGCATTGTTATATTTGGCATattcaatttgattcaaacacaaacaGTATTTGTTATATAAAAGATGTTTCTAGAAACGGTACATTGATAGGCGGCAAAAAAATGGGCAAAggtaatttttcaattctaaGAAATAATGATGTTATCAGTTTATGTGGTGGAGTACATTTCCAGTACTTGGCCAATACTGAAGCAcaagttgttgaagttggaAAGCCAAGTAGTATCAAGGATTGGGTTATATTGTCTGATATCATTGGAGTTGGGACTTTTGGTAAAGTTCAGATATCATTTCATAGAAAAGATATCGCAAAGAAATTTTACGCTGTTAAAACGGTACAGTATCGTAAGGATGATCGCAAAACTAGAGTGGAGCATTACATACTCAGTACAGTCAACCATatcaatattatcaaaattgaggaaagtATCATCGATTTCAAGAATGGGGTTCTGAAgatgtttcaaaaactAGCTATTGGCGGAGATTTGTTCTCCTATCTATCACAGGATGGTGATGTCTTGCAGGGATTGAATGAAAGTGAGGCAGTATTTGCATTATACCAAGTCTGCAGCGGGCTTTATTATTTGCATTCTAAAGGCATTGTGCATCGTGACCTAAAGCTTGACAATATATTGATCATGGGAGCACCTCTAGTGTATCCACACTTAGCTATTGCCGATTTTGGAATTGCCAAGGAAATCCCCGTTGTGGCAACCCCCACTAACAAGGGAAGGTTCTACATGAAAACTATGGTTGGTACTGCAGAATATGCAGCTCCGGAAATTGACCTAGGTGCAAATATAGttagaaaaaagaaaatgggaaacagaaaacctaaatttattgatgatttcttctttgaaaattcagGGGGTAATAAAAGCGCCTATTATACTGAGAAGGTGGATAGTTGGTCACTTGGGGTTGTGGGACACATCCTCTTTAGTGGAGTATCACCCTTTTACAGCACCACTGTTGAAGAGATCATCAACAAGTCTAAACTAGGTAAGATTGATCTTGGCACTTCGAAATGGAAGGATGTGTcaccaatttcaaaaatcttCATTCAATCCTGTCTACAGGTTGACTCTTCCCGCCGAAGTAGCATTAGTGAGTGTCTGAACAATGCCATATTTACAAGTGGTGGACGTAAGGAGTTGATGCAACGTTTACTTAGAGAAGCTATACATCGGTAA
- a CDS encoding uncharacterized protein (PKUD0C09670), translating to MRTFSYCLFSKLFIGAYAFRNVHRINTENNHLIADQLLKAILDNREFASTFLEFTEWESPLGDIYVIPSTDEEDTPSMGLGYRFFNDDETALRSGDLKNVVKIKEENVTTLRFPVQWSKHDEATTGGFIPFCTRKYVIIDTDEDPDHSDLFHEEYIGNELIDEIDHLTDHDDDGIFDNAGVLNFPNDIQGDSVSEGKTNKLDNTNAFIFVGVSSVDPLPRRDLIEKRLEEEDTRIITSYTTTTVTSTYEILFTKTDVSKPDNEEHLLTGYSSINGSPLSSTEPSFSGDGGNREQKHEKWKESHKDNQQWSYHGKESLNLPNKSASSTTQKNNPFVLPDSKPVLGGTYPTTETTQETQLHPTHKPVETMWDSFSNKVLSDTVDSKSYAILVTWNSFPLVATETQRLLASVEPNETSHQKVTATNSKVSKSMFPSKSQFKLLTRLGNDTFPAKNMYTTVSPINGSNILSSANRGSSGNNLMNSLLGLLFAVIYVIFFI from the coding sequence ATGAGAACTTTCTCTTACtgtttgttttccaaaCTATTCATTGGTGCATATGCTTTTCGGAATGTACACCGTATAAATACAGAGAATAACCATCTCATTGCCGATCAACTTCTGAAAGCAATTCTAGATAATCGAGAATTTGCTTCTACTTTTCTAGAATTCACTGAGTGGGAATCACCTTTGGGTGATATCTATGTAATTCCATCcacagatgaagaagatacCCCATCAATGGGGTTAGGTTATCGATTTTTTAATGATGACGAGACTGCGCTTCGGTCAGGTGATTTAAAGAATGTCgtcaaaattaaagaagaaaacgtTACAACTTTACGATTCCCGGTTCAATGGAGCAAACATGATGAAGCAACTACAGGTGGTTTTATCCCGTTTTGTACAAGAAAGTATGTGATTATTGACACGGATGAAGACCCTGATCATTCAGATTTGTTTCATGAGGAATATATAGGTAACGAActaattgatgaaatagaTCACTTGACTGAccatgatgatgatggcATTTTTGATAATGCTGGAGTTTTGAACTTCCCTAACGACATCCAAGGCGATTCTGTCTCTGAGGGTAAAACAAATAAGTTAGATAATACTAATgcctttatttttgttggtgTTAGCAGTGTGGATCCTCTTCCAAGAAGAGACTTGATTGAGAAAAGACTAGAGGAGGAAGATACAAGAATCATAACTTCCTACACTACCACCACCGTCACATCTACATATGAGATCTTATTTACGAAAACAGACGTTTCTAAACCCGACAATGAGGAACATTTATTAACAGGTTATTCTAGTATCAATGGGAGCCCACTCAGTTCCACAGAACCATCATTTTCAGGTGATGGTGGTAACagagaacaaaaacacGAGAAATGGAAGGAGAGTCATAAAGATAATCAGCAATGGAGTTATCATGGAAAggaatcattgaatttgcCAAACAAAAGTGCTTCTTCAACGACACAGAAAAATAACCCATTTGTTTTACCTGATTCAAAACCGGTTTTAGGTGGTACCTACCCTACCACAGAAACTACACAAGAAACACAACTACACCCAACACATAAACCAGTCGAAACAATGTGGGATAGTTTTAGCAACAAGGTGCTATCTGACACGGTCGACAGTAAGTCATATGCTATCCTTGTAACCTGGAATTCTTTCCCACTCGTCGCTACTGAGACCCAGCGACTGCTAGCTTCGGTTGAACCAAATGAGACCTCACACCAAAAAGTTACTGCCACTAATAGTAAAGTCTCGAAAAGTATGTTTCCATCAAAGTCACAATTCAAATTGTTGACTCGCCTTGGAAATGACACTTTTCCTGCAAAAAATATGTATACTACAGTAAGCCCTATTAACGGTTCTAACATTTTGTCATCTGCAAACAGAGGCAGTAGTGGCAATAACCTTATGAATTCGTTGTTGGGACTTTTGTTTGCAGTTATttatgttattttttttatctaa
- a CDS encoding uncharacterized protein (PKUD0C09700; similar to Saccharomyces cerevisiae YPR051W (MAK3); ancestral locus Anc_3.331) produces MVSLDDIDIRSVCLDASKRPREAIDKEISDVEAITNKYLSEPYSIYVYRFFINNWPDLTLLAMHQDRMVGNIICKVEPHRNVRIRGYIGMLSVEHEYRGLGIAKKLIEDAINLMIEKYKCDEITLETEVINKKALRLYEDYGFIRIKRLYRYYMNRHDAYRLVLPITERSTVCSSQLLPLENLVETKY; encoded by the coding sequence ATGGTTTCCTTGGATGACATAGATATTAGAAGTGTATGTTTAGATGCTTCCAAGAGACCGAGAGAAGCGATAGACAAGGAGATATCTGATGTTGAGGCTATCACAAACAAATATTTGAGTGAACCTTACTCAATATATGTATATCgatttttcatcaacaactgGCCAGACTTGACGCTGCTAGCCATGCACCAGGATCGAATGGTGGGAAATATCATTTGCAAAGTGGAGCCACATAGAAACGTACGGATCCGAGGTTATATTGGCATGTTGTCAGTGGAACATGAATACAGGGGATTAGGTATCGCCAAGAAGTTAATTGAAGATGCCATTAATTTGatgattgaaaaatacaaatgtGATGAAATTACGTTGGAAACAGAAGTAATTAACAAGAAGGCACTGAGGCTATATGAAGACTATGGATTTATCCGGATCAAAAGATTATACAGATATTACATGAACCGGCATGATGCGTACAGACTGGTGCTTCCTATTACTGAAAGATCAACCGTTTGTTCTTCACAACTACTTCCGTTGGAGAATCTAGTTGAAACAAAGTattaa
- a CDS encoding uncharacterized protein (PKUD0C09690; similar to Saccharomyces cerevisiae YBR088C (POL30); ancestral locus Anc_3.332) has protein sequence MLEGKFDEASLLKKVIDSIKDSVKLCNFNCSQADGITVQAIDDSRVLLIALKMDPGCFQEFRCDRELVLGLDLESLSKILKQGNNEDFLSLLAEDNPDSLLIVFEDKKKDRISEFSLKLMDIDSDSLAIDEMENDCSITMPAAEFAKVARDFKTMSESLNIVVTKESVKFKADGQIGSGSVIFKPHTDVEHPEQSIKVDVNSPVDLTFGAKYLNDIVKASSLSPSITIKLTDKAPALFEFKLPSGFLRYYLAPKFEDDE, from the exons ATGTTAGAAGGTAAATTTGACGAAGCTagtcttttgaagaag GTCATTGATTCCATCAAGGACTCTGTTAAACTCTGTAACTTCAATTGCTCTCAAGCAGATGGTATCACAGTACAAGCCATTGATGATTCTAGAGTTCTTCTAATTGCTCTTAAGATGGATCCAGGATGTTTCCAAGAATTCAGATGTGATAGAGAACTGGTTCTTGGTTTAGATTTGGAATCTTTGAGTAAGATATTAAAGCAGGGTAACAACGAGGATTTCTTGAGTTTGCTCGCCGAAGACAACCCAGACTCGTTGCTTATTGTCTTTGAGGACAAAAAGAAGGACAGAATATCTGAATTCTCCCTTAAGTTGATGGACATTGATTCTGATTCCTTGGCAATcgatgaaatggaaaacgACTGTTCTATTACAATGCCTGCAGCAGAGTTTGCCAAAGTTGCAAGGGATTTCAAAACTATGAGTGAATCTCTAAACATAGTCGTTACAAAGGAATCAGTTAAATTCAAGGCAGACGGTCAGATCGGTTCAGGTAGTGTCATCTTCAAACCCCACACTGACGTTGAGCATCCAGAACAGAGTATCAAGGTCGACGTCAATTCCCCAGTCGACCTCACGTTTGGTGCCAAGTACCTTAATGATATCGTTAAGGCTTCTTCCCTCTCTCCTTCCATCACCATAAAGCTAACCGACAAGGCACCTGCACtatttgaattcaaattgCCTAGTGGGTTCTTAAGATATTACTTGGCTCCTAAGTTTGAGGATGATGAATAA
- a CDS encoding uncharacterized protein (PKUD0C09680; similar to Saccharomyces cerevisiae YKL041W (VPS24); ancestral locus Anc_2.558), with translation MDLMKKAIWGPDPKEQFRKCQQALRKNKRLLDRQIQDLNNVEKKSKSLIKAAAKKGDMKAARLYARELQNTKKVNQRMHVSKATLNSIEMKLNEQQQLIKLTGSLQKSTGIMKDMNQLVRLPQISRTVQELSKELTKSGIIDEMVSDMLDTADWEEDDVEEDETVDEILSEVLGDQNKLDGLEVPQNPVEEPPSQVIQENEGENELEDDDEDLILDMRQRLNALQG, from the coding sequence atggatttgatgaagaaggcCATTTGGGGACCCGATCCCAAGGAACAATTTCGTAAGTGTCAACAGGCGTTGCGCAAGAATAAACGTCTATTAGACAGACAGATTCAGGATTTAAACAATgtcgaaaaaaaatcaaagtcTTTAATCAAAGCTGCCGCTAAGAAAGGTGATATGAAAGCTGCCCGATTGTATGCAAGAGAGCTCCAAAATACGAAAAAAGTCAATCAGAGGATGCACGTCTCTAAGGCAACGTTGAATTCCATCGAAATGAAACTCaatgaacaacaacaactgATCAAACTGACGGGCTCCCTACAGAAATCCACCGGGATAATGAAAGACATGAACCAGTTGGTGCGCTTACCTCAGATCTCGAGAACGGTTCAGGAACTCTCCAAAGAACTGACTAAAAGCGGAATCATCGACGAAATGGTCTCGGATATGTTAGATACGGCCGATTgggaagaagatgatgtggaagaagatgaaaccGTTGATGAAATACTTTCAGAGGTGTTGGGTGACCAAAACAAACTAGATGGTTTGGAAGTTCCTCAGAATCCAGTTGAAGAACCACCATCCCAAGTtatacaagaaaatgaggGGGAAAATGAATTGGAAGATGACGATGAGGATTTGATCCTGGATATGAGACAAAGATTGAATGCTTTACAAGGGTAA
- a CDS encoding uncharacterized protein (PKUD0C09720): MKSDSLLHPNRTSMDNCSVSVRRNDSGMLYWEEVNSSNPSDLHCEVTYVDLQEEEEVMERLLNMHVTNSSYQYTDETCLLILSYLKESSHGTIQLARDATINDLLLLLRKWCLEGPYDKDLEVSRCYVRGKPIKISNTVSDNPSVWKQLAMIVKQRLMNSEKDKMLVAMSPMVRYYGDLYPDNGRDID, from the coding sequence ATGAAAAGTGATAGTTTACTGCACCCCAACCGAACAAGCATGGACAACTGTTCAGTTTCAGTACGTAGAAATGACTCTGGGATGTTATATTGGGAAGAAGTGAACAGCTCCAACCCGAGCGACCTCCACTGTGAGGTCACTTATGTTGATCTTcaagaagaggaggaggtCATGGAGAGACTCCTGAACATGCATGTAACAAACTCTAGTTACCAGTATACCGACGAAACGTGTTTGCTGATATTGAGTTATCTAAAGGAATCCTCCCATGGCACAATCCAACTTGCACGAGATGCCACAATCAATGACTTGCTACTGCTGCTTAGAAAATGGTGTTTAGAAGGCCCCTATGATAAAGATCTGGAAGTTTCTCGTTGTTATGTCCGTGGCAAGCCAATCAAAATAAGTAATACAGTCTCTGATAACCCGTCTGTATGGAAGCAACTTGCCATGATAGTGAAGCAACGTCTAATGAACAGTGAAAAGGATAAAATGTTGGTTGCCATGTCGCCGATGGTACGATACTATGGAGATTTATACCCGGATAATGGGAGGGACATTGATTAG